Proteins found in one Endomicrobiales bacterium genomic segment:
- a CDS encoding patatin-like phospholipase family protein produces MKLIAKILLVLLLIYPQNIFASTVDHDKILSDYIWHKFTMLSPSQRPKVAIVLGGGGARGFAHIGVLKVLKDENIPIDIIVGNSIGALVGAMYASGAPAESIEKLAENTGWNDVSNFSNPSVLKLFITGKLLSTEKMEKYMGKYTRAKRFDELKVDFACIATDILTGERVVLKEGDVARAARASATIPGLFSPVEYRHRFLVDGGLSDNIPTDIAKLMGADYIITVCVSADFSKNKVSSVFSMLTQAISIQGRQLDDQKLKLSDINIFPKVSDVTLMELNRSRECIDAGSVAARESVAQIKKQLLEKTSNYLLLN; encoded by the coding sequence ATGAAACTAATAGCTAAAATACTTCTTGTGCTTTTGTTGATTTACCCTCAAAACATCTTTGCATCAACAGTTGACCATGATAAAATTCTATCCGATTATATCTGGCATAAATTTACCATGCTTAGCCCTTCGCAAAGGCCAAAGGTGGCAATTGTTTTAGGCGGCGGCGGCGCGAGAGGTTTTGCGCACATTGGCGTTTTAAAAGTGCTTAAAGATGAAAATATACCTATTGATATAATTGTTGGTAACAGTATTGGCGCGCTTGTCGGTGCTATGTATGCTTCTGGAGCACCTGCTGAGAGTATAGAAAAGCTTGCAGAAAATACAGGTTGGAACGACGTATCAAATTTTTCAAATCCGAGTGTATTGAAGTTGTTTATAACAGGAAAATTGCTTTCTACTGAGAAAATGGAAAAATACATGGGAAAATACACAAGGGCAAAGCGCTTTGATGAGTTGAAAGTTGATTTTGCTTGTATTGCAACAGACATTCTAACAGGAGAGAGAGTTGTATTAAAAGAAGGGGATGTGGCTCGTGCGGCGCGCGCAAGCGCTACAATACCAGGCCTTTTTTCGCCTGTAGAATACAGACATCGATTTCTTGTTGACGGCGGGCTTTCCGATAATATTCCAACAGATATTGCAAAGCTGATGGGTGCAGATTATATTATTACGGTTTGTGTCAGTGCCGATTTTTCAAAAAATAAAGTGTCGTCTGTTTTTTCAATGTTAACTCAGGCAATTTCAATACAAGGCAGACAGCTTGATGACCAAAAGTTAAAACTTTCTGATATAAACATTTTTCCAAAGGTAAGCGATGTTACCTTGATGGAGTTAAACCGTTCAAGAGAGTGTATTGATGCAGGTAGTGTTGCCGCAAGGGAAAGTGTTGCACAAATAAAAAAGCAGTTACTTGAAAAAACATCAAATTACCTGCTTTTAAATTAA